In the genome of Impatiens glandulifera chromosome 6, dImpGla2.1, whole genome shotgun sequence, the window GTTTATTAGCTGGTTTTTAACTTTTTgttccttttcaaataattactATTCAAATTGcattatattaataaagtttaaaatagtgttataataataaaaaattaaattaaatacaaataaaattgatatttagaaaacaaaatgaattaaatatccgtttatacaattttattaaataattattttttattttagataatatgGTATAACTGTGTAACACGTGGTTTCTCGATACTGAACGGGCGGGACGGGAATGGTAGTAAAAAAAATCTCCGAAATAGAATGAGACGGGGATGGTAAACACATTCTCCGTCCCATTTTCATTCCTAAtgacaattataattttgtCAGTAGTTTTCAATTTCAATGTTAAGGACAAATTTTTCTCGGTCGAGGAATATGTTATGTTCCTGTTCCgaataataataaacacaattaaatatgtaatatcattaatatatttatttattttttatatgtaaaataattttaaatttatttcattttaatatataaatttttatatatattataatatatataatattaaaaaattcgtttatataatattgttaaatatttttttttaacctgATAAATTGGTGTTGTGAAAATTCTCCAATACCGAACCTGATGAGAATTGATAGTAAAAATATCTCTTCCGGTAAAATGGGGCCTATTCATGACCATTAACTCCATATAAAAGAATtctaaacataataaaattaaatagttcaaagacataaataatgataagtttttttttaataatatttagaatagaagagaaaaataataattttacactAAATTTGTAGAGTTGattgtttattaaattattgaataatagagttttaattaatttgatctaatataaaataatatttctcttttttattaagttaagcttattttgatttattataaatgttaatttattattattttaataataatacttaacaAGTTTACTTAATAAGACTTAGtctatttgaaattattattattttggtttgaatttgaattcaaattttgataaaacttgtcaatatatatatttttaaaatatttattatctcaaacatattatctaaatttaaataagataatattttaaaaaataatataattttcaaaacatatacatcaaatattatatttagatatatatatttattaaagtttttaattcaaacttatatttcaaattcatgttataaaaaattttcCTATTAAAAACGTTTGAAATTAGAgttaaccaaaaataaattatagttaaaaCGTGTAAATGAGGCTGAAATCTAAACAAATtcaaacctaattaattaattaaaaaaaaaaaagccaaaaaaaaaattgaaaaaaaagtattaGAACCTAGAATCATTATTAATTGCAAAAGATATATCCATCCCATGATTTAACAAAGTAATCATTAAAGGCACCACCATACCTTTgcctttttgtttttttaacaaaccAAACACACATAATTAAATAGAATCATTAAAGGAAATTCTAGGTGACTTCCCATTGTCGgcttataagttataacaacAACAACCACCAAAAAACCTTAAATTTCGGTTCTGTTCAAAaactataatttgaataaacaaGACAACTagaaaatacaaacaaaatgcACTTACAACTGAACTTTTGATTTCGAACCTTTAATCCTCGACATCTGCCTGCCCCTCGATCTCGCCTCCATGAGCTTTGCTTTCAAGGTGTTCTCTTTCAATTCCGGAGGCAATTTCGAACTCGACACCGATATCTCATTATCTCGAGATGGAAGTGTCGGTTTCCACTCTCTGACTGGACTGGCCCGCATCCTCCAATCAGGTTTTGTCGTTTCTGGCGTAAACTGTTGACTTCTTATCAAATCCCCAATTACGTGAGTTGACTTTGACCCCTCGCCTTCTTCGATTTCCGGATTCTTCACAATTCTAATAGGTAATTTCTGATTGAGTTCAAAACAATGTGAATCACTTCCAATGGATTCGTCATCGATTGCAGCTTGAGGAGCACTGATAGCAGCATTCAGAGGGAACGATTCGAGAGATGATCTACGCAGATTTTGCACCTTTTGATCTTTCCTAGATTGAAGAAAGGTCTCGATTTCAGGCCTCAGTTTTTCAACAGTTAACTGTCGTTGTTGTTGCTCTCCGAGTTTCATCTGCATTCGTTCATCTATCCACGATTCTGATATGTGAAGAATCGAGCGATCGCGATTACGGTTCTTATCAGATTTATGTCTCAAAGAGTGAACCTCTTGGTCGTAATCCCTTATACCCAAAGCAAACTCGTCGCATAGTTCTTCCAACAGAATTCTCGATCTCCTCTCGTTTTCTATATCTTTAGTAACATTCAAAATCGAACTTTTCATTTTCCTGTGAAGAGTCTCCGACCGTTTCCTTAATCTCCTTTCGTCCTCCAATTCCTGCCTCACATTAACTCGATCCTGCTCCTTGTCCTTCCTCGCTAACTTGTCTTCTTCAATCCGATTCCTCAATCCATCAATCTCGTTCTTATCCAATTGTTGTTCTTTCACCAATTCTTTGATCTTGGTTACAGCATGATCAAGCTCCTTCTTCAATGTCTTCACTAAAGACATATTAGCTGCATGCTGTTCTTCCAAACTCCAAATTCGATTCAATACTTTCAAAAGTTCTGTTGATGTTTTCAAGCTATAACCGACTTTGAGATCCAAAGAACTACTAGGAGTTGCAGCTGGATTATAAGGCGTAACCTAGAACATATAGCAAATGAATCAAAAACACAAAAACAGTGAATgataaacaaattacaaatcTGATTCAACCATTTCAATTACCTCCATTATAACAAATGAAtcaaaaacacaaaaacatGGGAAgataaacaaattacaaatcTAATCATCCATTTCAATGACCTCCATTATAGCAAATGAAtcaaaaacacaaaaacatGACATGATAAAACAAACTACAAATCAAATTCAGCCATTTCAATTACCTCCATTGAACTACTACAAAAACTAGCAGGAGAAACAGGTTGAATAGCAATTGCACGATTACTCCTTTCAACAGATCGATGATGTTGTATCAAAGAAGCAGCTATATGTCTCTTCAAAGTACTTGCACTTCCCTGCATCAAAATGaacataaaaaatagaaaaaacaaaGATCTAAAGTAAAACCCACAGACAAGAACAACTTACAAGATCGGGGGAAGAAGGGGATGATAAGGGTTTATCCTGACGGCGGCGGTGGTTGTGTAGACGGCGGAGTCTTGGAAGATGGCCGTTatcggcggcggcggcggagtTGTTCATGTTAGAAAGAGGGAATCGATATTGATTGAGTTCCCAAAGAGATGCAGCTAGTTTTCTAGCGGAAATAGAAGGATGATGATGAACTGGGAGAATGAAATTGTGAGTGGCGCCACAAGAAACAGTACCGTCGGCGGCGACGGCGACGGCGGCGGCGGTTTCTTGGAATCTCCAATAGGGTAAAATTGGAGTTCTTTGTCCCCCTCTTTTAGCAACTAAGAATCCTTCATTCCTCCTCCTTAACTTTAATCCTAAAATTTCTCCTTTTTCTTCACCTTTTTCCATACCCAAGTAGCCCACAAGAAccttttttctctctctgtGTTTGAAAAGGGCTTAGAAAAAGTGGAAAACAGAGAAACCCAcctttatttctctctctctctttctcttctcaAGATAAAACAGTGGTGATGATGAGGTTTAGAGAAGGGTCGTTGTTTTGGAGAAGAGAAACGTAAGAGCGAATTGAATTCCATGGTTTGTGAGCTGGTCCTGCAGCTATGGTAGGGAATCGAACGATGTCCAGAAAGAACAACACTGTAAATTGGAAAGAGGACCGACTAGAGAGAGAGTGTGTATGAAGCTGGTTGGTGATGATGACAGATGTCAAGGTTACAATTTTGGCATTAGGTGATTTACATgcataataaatcaaattcattgttgggctttgtttgatttggtaaataattattagtacaaataaaaaaaatcttataatttgtTACTTGGACCTTGATTAAattggggtttttgaaaaaatctagaaaaggaaaaaagtaatgattgaaaatgattttgaggaggtgatggtgattttttgtaaaaatatttaaaagatattgatatatatgaataaaataaaaattaataatttaaaattaagagtattttagtattttaatcgATGAAATTAATGatatgattgttgagaagtgattgattaaaaaattgattttgaataaattttttaaaaaacccaaaaacaATACATGCTTGATATTTGTTATGAATGTCAAGTATTGGAACTATTTTGGAAATGATTGATATTGAATTGAATGAGTAATGCATGTAGTAATTGATTGTCGtgatatttttagataaaagttGCAAGATTGATTAGATTGtatcgataattttttttttttttattgcttTTTGGTAGTCTAGTAAAGAATCGCAAGACTTTTAGTGATTGCGTTCGACAAATACATTTAGTTTACAgcgctattattattattattattattacaataataatagaGATTTTTTCTGAAAAATCGGTGGAGGTGGTTTTGAGTTCATTGATTTTCTTAAGAATTTTTGAGCTcgttaatgttaaattttatattatgttttttcgTTAGTATCGAACATTTTcgctttatattttattattattcataaatgGTTAATCTTGTTATGATTCGGGTGTATTTGTGACAAGACAAACACtcgtgtttttatattattttatcattacgATATTGTATgtactctttaaaaaaatattttttaattaactttatagttaaatatatatataattaatattattttaaaataaatttttattattttaattaaatctcaattataaatatataattgtaaaatattttaagtaaattcttaatttttaatggattaattttaacttttcttatattcaaaatatatactttatataattaaaatattttattttatttttataaaatttaaatactagtaaaaattaattcaaccaattaaataaacaaaatagtttttaaaaaaaatactcaattaaAGAATAGTGGAACATTTAAAATAAGGATATTTTGAACAATTAACCTAGAGAACTTAATATTGGATAGTttgattttacaaaataaaaataaataaataaacagattacttaaaaaataactcaatttCATAAACCAAATTTTGGTATAAATTATGCTAGAGATGGAATAAGAAAGAAGGAATAGCTATGATAGTTgcctattattttgttttacaatttGGATTAAATCACACTCAAatgtaattaattcaaaatttcaaagaaTAACTTGTTCTTGATGGTTCTAACAATTACCCATTTgttgttttataagattttttttttttgtatagcTCACTAAAACAAGGAATAGCTATGATAAATGATTTCTCAAGACAAATGTATAGCTCACTAAAATAAGTGATaagataaacttttaaaataaaaaaatcacaagggtggagattcaaacaaaaataatattataattacaatGCACAAATTAAGCGAAAATGTAATTAAACAACTAACTTCACTtgctattttttgtttttcttgtttAAAACTCTTGGATATTCAATTTTCTAACGAATAGATGCTGAAATTTGTAAATTTTGggaactaataataattttgaatttgttgtGATATCTATGAAGATTAGGCCTACTAAAATCGTATTTTAAAACCATGCTAAATGTacataaaataagatatatttaaaaaaaaatataatgttttcaaagaaatagtttaagtttttaaaaaggAAAATGGTTCAACAACAGACCAGCCCAATGGCCTGTTATCTAAACCCAATAATGTCAAAGCGTCAAAGGTTTACCTGTTGGGCTTTAAAGAACCAATTTTGGAGTTTGACCCTATTAATAAACTTTAAGATCCTGTTTGTTGTGGcttaattgagtttatttttttgaattaaggaaAACTAATATGACACTCATACTCATGGCACCGTTTCAACACAAATCGCTTATTTCTGAACAATTAGTTATTCTAGAGTTTCCTTTTATTTTTGTGCAGATTTCCTTTTTATATGTATGGTCTTTAACCCTAATCTCCAACACTGTAATCGCATCCTCGAGCTATTAGATTTGATGAAAATTTTGTCAAAGGTGAAATAACTTAAAATGTTGTGTTTTTCTTTCCTTTGCTACATTTAAGATTAATTTGACCAAGAATTGGgacaagtaaaaaaaataagtgtatAACTTTTGATTCGGATTATAACATCTTTCCATGTGGAGACTAGAtgccatttttttttaaccCGGGTTTATTCTTTAGATGGTTAGCATGACTCCCAAAATAATGACTTCCTTTAAATAAGgatcaatttttttgtttaaagtaAAATCCTTGTCATTTGAATTATCTGAAAACTTTAAttttagatgatgatgatgttaaagtTGTTCATTAACAATCCATCCCCATAATATATAGACAAGTTGAAAGTTTCAATTACTCacaattcattaatattttaattctaaacCGTTTAAGAATCAACGGTTCATATAAACGATTTCATTCTACACCATCTCGGGTTCTTAGTATCATAATAAACATCTAACTCGCTTTACTCGAAATATTACTTTCAGTTAGTGACGTTATACCATTAATAGAATTGTGTAGATGAGCAcactttaaaataattgaagtaaCCTCCTCCTTTTAATTTTCGTCAAATCCCACTATCTCcacttacatatatataatgctttAGATTAAAAAGAATGTATTTTCAGATATGGTATGTTGTTATTTATAACcaagtaaatttatattaaaaatttaactatgCTAGGTGTCATAACTAGGTCACAtgcaattaaaaattaagctaGATTGTTGGAAAAGCTTATATCtcaattaaaaagtattttaagaGCTTTATTGTGTGGATGTGACAagccttaattttttttttatacctCATGGGATTATTTAATATAGATTAATaggtaaataattattttgattatgtatattttttatttgtatattattgtataatctaaatttgaataataaaaagttttaaagTTAGTGTCAATGTTGAATTTGGATTTACAATGACGTATGTGCATACataatgtttgtttttataacatataaatttctatttataaaaatgaagtcAATTATATACTGAAATTAACAAACACAAGTGTGTGAAAATAGGTATACAAGTTTTCATAATAATCTTGTTGGCACATGTTAATGTTGATTTGGTTGTTTGATGATATTTGGCAGAAGTTCTTTCGtttgtaattattaaattttgagttGACAATTTCAAACCCGACCCGAAAACACAACCCGAACTGAATACGAAAAAATCATGTTTGTGTCACGTATTTTTTAGTTTGGGTCGAAATTAGGGTGACCTCTTAAAATGACACAAAGTAGATCCGTTAACccgtttataattttcttttattaattttttttgtttgtcttttcatactcatttgaaatgaAACGGATTTGtgatttaacataaaaaaatttttGTACTaatctcattttaatttaaaaaagaaattatatattatttacaaatcaTGTTAAAATCATATTAGGTTCGAATCAATTACAAATCAAATCGaagttataaattttgaaacaaattactaaataaaataagtcaGGTTCATGTTAATGTTTTAGTATCATTAACATGAATTGTCcccaactaattaaaatattcttttatatttaaaattaaaattaaaatttaataaaaataaattataaatattttaatattttaattgatataataagataaaataatagtattgtacataatgtttttttttaaactcaataattaaaaaacctCAAATCAAATAAGCTCTTAGTTGTAATTAATTTACTAGTCTTAATTGACTATTGAACAATAAAATCATGATCACATTCATAAGTAACATTTGATTCGATTCAATTCAACTATTCCCATCAATTCGTTCATCCGTTCATTAATACCcaaaaagatgaaaaataaatatttacatttctaaacacaaaataaaacaacTGTGGATTTTAAGATTGTTTGGtttggaattttttaaaataaatttaaattaattaaatctcATTTCACTCCTTTTTATTCTATCACATCATTTTATTtactaacaataaattaaaaaaattattttaacaatatattactatcatttaagttattttacaaaaaattaatatatttttaattttttttttttataacaaataataaataatccaCATATTACTACAGTAACACTGTGTCAGACAAGACTTAAGACGTGTATAGAACGTGTATAAGTGATTCTTTAGTTGACTTTTGATTCATGAGATGGAGACATGAGAGGAGATATTTCATGTGGAAGATGTCCCAGATGCACAGTTAGTTTTCTGTAACTTGATTCTCTACTGTTTCAAGTATGATGGTCGTGTCAGATATGActtgtttgaatttataaagAATTGTaaaatgttgttttatttttgtaaaattacttaaatatattaataatataatggaaaataatataaaaataaaataaacaacattacaaatatttaaatattttagttgatatattgagtgatatttattttataaaaaaattaattagttttttttaattttctaaaaaacctTAATGGTGGTAAGcctatcattttttaaatatataagaatatacttaacctattattaaatatattaataatagtatCAATACAAATAATGAATCTAGCtatatattgattaaaatatttcaagtttcttattattttaatttattgggTTGACATTAATAATGtagtttttttattacaattcaAAACATTATCCTAACTTaggatatttaaaataatagggttataattgtttgaatatgtTGTCATTTTTCAAGTATAAGTTTGAATAGGATAAGATCAACTTATTAACTATGATTAGCTCGATCTTGAAGagtttattttgatatattttaattgattttttaaataatttattaattttattaatatattttaaatattttcattcaattactcaacttttttttatatatttaatataaattaaattatttaattattcttatttacatatttaaagagttaaattaaattatttaataattcactaaaattattattgcatctcaatttaaaaaaaaaaacaatagtttaatttatatgagacctttaattttttatctctaaaactatttttatttaaaataatttaataaatttttatttaaataactctaatTATATAAAGCGCTtacaattacaagttttgaaaaacaaatttaatgatttgattagtttttataaatgattcatttatatataaaaaaaattatgagaattgtttaaataaaataatattaaaaaaagttaaccatacaccataaaaataaaaataaatcactttcccaaataaattatcaaactctttcaatattaaattaatattatgtgACACCATCGCACACACTTGCATTATATATAATGCAATGTCATATgatcatgttatatatattatatatatatatatatatatatatatatataatattcactTAAAATCTggataatttcaatttaattaaataatttcaatttaatcaaaCCTCATTTTAATGTATTATCTCTAATTAAAtcctttaatttattaattaaaatatttttttaatttttttttattatatagtaataacttttaaatattaaaaaaaattatacctaCTCAAAATTAACAccatcaattatattttttaaataattcataaattattttaaaaaacattatcaacttagccttagagagagaaaaataatgattaatgataattttgaggaggtaaaaatgtttttgtattgatgtatataaatttaataaaaataataataatttaaaatagagattattttaatatttttattaatgaatattaatttgatggatgaaaatatataagtgatgagagagaatgaagtgatgtttaatttttttgaattatttgaataacccaaAACCAAAcatggttatttaaaaatattttattttattttgattatataaaaatgaattatttcagtaaaaaatttataagggtataaatatataattaaaaataaatattaaaaaattatattaaaatttttaactaatttatttgaatgaaaattataaaatttatgataatttatttaatataattataaaagaacaaTGCTCCAGCTTTACCTGATAAAGATTTCTAAGGactagtttgattcagcttattctTAGCTTATTGACGCTAacttatttagttt includes:
- the LOC124942777 gene encoding uncharacterized protein At5g41620-like is translated as MEKGEEKGEILGLKLRRRNEGFLVAKRGGQRTPILPYWRFQETAAAVAVAADGTVSCGATHNFILPVHHHPSISARKLAASLWELNQYRFPLSNMNNSAAAADNGHLPRLRRLHNHRRRQDKPLSSPSSPDLGSASTLKRHIAASLIQHHRSVERSNRAIAIQPVSPASFCSSSMEVTPYNPAATPSSSLDLKVGYSLKTSTELLKVLNRIWSLEEQHAANMSLVKTLKKELDHAVTKIKELVKEQQLDKNEIDGLRNRIEEDKLARKDKEQDRVNVRQELEDERRLRKRSETLHRKMKSSILNVTKDIENERRSRILLEELCDEFALGIRDYDQEVHSLRHKSDKNRNRDRSILHISESWIDERMQMKLGEQQQRQLTVEKLRPEIETFLQSRKDQKVQNLRRSSLESFPLNAAISAPQAAIDDESIGSDSHCFELNQKLPIRIVKNPEIEEGEGSKSTHVIGDLIRSQQFTPETTKPDWRMRASPVREWKPTLPSRDNEISVSSSKLPPELKENTLKAKLMEARSRGRQMSRIKGSKSKVQL